In Streptomyces sp. P3, one DNA window encodes the following:
- a CDS encoding ABC transporter substrate-binding protein, whose product MHANPFRRVAIGAVASLSLVLTACSGSGTDTPAKLSDKPITLRLTYWGADARAKLTDEAIAAFEKKYPKIKIKGQYKDWNGYWDALATTTAAKDSPDVVQMDELYLASYADRGALYDLGQAKKFLDTSQFDANALATGQVDGTQYALPVGIGVMSVVVNTDLFKKYGVALPDDKTWTWDDYAKVAKELTDKSGGKIHGTAGAPGFDAGSLKYWARQEGGNVFGKDGNVTLKPKALVDMWKYGLNLISSGASVKASTMVEDQTAGITAGSFATGKAAMTGAYNTQVTALQQATGAQLKLLQMPHVGTAKANFLKPSMYWAVSSQSKHPAEAAEFVNFLLNDPAAADILKTERGIPANKKMLQHLDSGLAGTDKAAVDYMNAVTPGESPVVTPNGGSGIEPELQRYSQDVYFKKTSPEAAAKAFIKELQGEIDAAK is encoded by the coding sequence ATGCACGCCAACCCCTTCAGACGCGTCGCGATCGGAGCGGTCGCCTCACTCTCGCTCGTACTGACAGCCTGCTCCGGAAGCGGCACCGACACCCCCGCCAAGCTCAGCGACAAGCCCATCACCCTCCGCCTCACCTACTGGGGAGCGGACGCCCGCGCCAAGCTCACCGACGAGGCCATCGCCGCGTTCGAAAAGAAGTACCCCAAGATCAAGATCAAGGGACAGTACAAGGACTGGAACGGCTACTGGGACGCGCTCGCGACGACCACCGCGGCCAAGGACTCGCCCGACGTCGTCCAGATGGACGAGCTCTACCTCGCGTCCTACGCGGACCGCGGAGCGCTGTACGACCTCGGCCAGGCCAAGAAGTTCCTCGACACCTCGCAGTTCGACGCCAACGCCCTCGCCACCGGACAGGTCGACGGTACGCAGTACGCGCTTCCCGTCGGTATCGGCGTCATGTCCGTCGTCGTGAACACCGACCTGTTCAAGAAGTACGGCGTGGCCCTCCCCGACGACAAGACGTGGACCTGGGACGACTACGCCAAGGTCGCGAAGGAGCTGACGGACAAGAGCGGCGGCAAGATCCACGGCACGGCCGGCGCCCCCGGCTTCGACGCCGGAAGCCTCAAGTACTGGGCCCGTCAGGAGGGCGGCAACGTCTTCGGCAAGGACGGAAACGTCACGCTCAAGCCCAAAGCGCTCGTCGACATGTGGAAGTACGGGCTGAACCTCATCTCCTCCGGGGCCAGTGTCAAGGCCTCGACGATGGTCGAGGACCAGACCGCCGGTATCACCGCCGGCAGCTTCGCCACCGGCAAGGCAGCCATGACCGGGGCCTACAACACGCAGGTCACCGCGTTGCAGCAGGCGACCGGCGCGCAACTGAAGCTGCTCCAGATGCCCCACGTCGGCACCGCGAAGGCAAACTTCCTCAAGCCCTCCATGTACTGGGCGGTCTCCAGCCAGAGCAAGCACCCGGCCGAAGCCGCCGAGTTCGTCAACTTCCTGCTCAACGACCCGGCGGCCGCGGACATCCTCAAGACGGAGCGCGGAATCCCCGCGAACAAGAAGATGCTCCAGCACCTCGATTCGGGTCTGGCGGGGACCGACAAGGCGGCCGTCGACTACATGAACGCGGTGACGCCGGGTGAGTCGCCGGTCGTGACGCCCAACGGCGGAAGCGGGATCGAGCCGGAGCTGCAGCGCTACAGCCAGGACGTCTACTTCAAGAAGACCTCGCCCGAAGCCGCCGCGAAGGCCTTCATCAAGGAGCTGCAGGGCGAGATCGACGCGGCCAAGTGA
- a CDS encoding carbohydrate ABC transporter permease — MTDRAVAVPRTPTVARSHGRRGQRKIRALLKHILLIACALMMLYPVLWMVVSSLRPNSEIFRNAGLTLTHLRLENYSNGWNAFSHPFSHYLINSLIVVTGAILGNLFACSLAAYAFARLEFKAKRAWFAIMLVTIMLPVHVIIVPQYVLYSQLGWVNTFLPLIVPKFLATDAFFIFLMVQFIRGIPREIDEAARIDGAGHARIFFHVILPLMVPALATTAIFTFIWTWNDFYTQLIYLTDPDKYTTPLALRTFVDQQSATDWGSVFAMSVVSLVPVFLVFLAGQRFLLRGIATTGGK; from the coding sequence ATGACTGACCGCGCCGTAGCCGTACCCCGCACGCCGACCGTCGCCCGCTCCCACGGGCGCCGCGGACAGCGCAAGATCCGCGCTCTCCTCAAGCACATCCTCCTCATCGCCTGTGCGCTGATGATGCTGTACCCCGTCCTGTGGATGGTCGTCAGCTCTCTGCGCCCGAACAGCGAGATCTTCCGCAACGCCGGGCTCACTCTGACGCACCTGCGGCTGGAGAACTACAGCAACGGCTGGAACGCCTTCTCCCACCCGTTCAGCCACTACCTGATCAACTCGCTGATCGTTGTGACCGGCGCGATCCTCGGCAACCTCTTCGCCTGCTCCCTGGCCGCCTACGCGTTCGCCAGGCTCGAGTTCAAGGCGAAGCGCGCGTGGTTCGCCATCATGCTCGTCACGATCATGCTGCCCGTCCACGTGATCATCGTTCCGCAGTACGTCCTGTACTCGCAGCTCGGCTGGGTCAACACCTTCCTGCCCCTGATCGTGCCGAAGTTCCTGGCGACCGACGCCTTCTTCATCTTCCTGATGGTGCAGTTCATCCGCGGCATCCCGCGCGAGATCGACGAGGCCGCACGGATCGACGGCGCCGGGCACGCGCGGATCTTCTTCCACGTCATCCTGCCGCTGATGGTCCCGGCGCTGGCGACCACCGCCATCTTCACCTTCATCTGGACCTGGAACGACTTCTACACCCAGCTCATCTACCTCACGGATCCGGACAAGTACACGACACCGCTCGCGCTGCGCACGTTCGTCGACCAGCAGAGCGCGACCGACTGGGGCTCGGTCTTCGCCATGAGCGTCGTGTCGCTCGTTCCCGTCTTCCTCGTCTTCCTCGCCGGACAGCGCTTCCTCCTTCGAGGCATCGCCACCACCGGCGGCAAGTAA
- a CDS encoding carbohydrate ABC transporter permease: MSSINELRRLRGSQQGARQQNKAAFFFLLPWFVGLFGITLGPMLASLYLSFTKYNLLQPPQFSGLDNWTRMLHDERLHQSLQVTFTYVLVSVPLQLALALGLALLMDKGVRGLAFYRSVFYLPSLIGGSVAIAVLWRTVFGTSGLVNKGLDLFGIQGQGWVSEPGTALSTLIVLNVWTFGAPMVIFLAGLRQIPTSLYEAASVDGAKRWRQFRSITIPLLTPIIFFNLVLQIIHAFQTFTQAFVVSGGTGGPADSTLFYSLYLYQRGFGHFDMGYASALAWVLLLIVALFTAVNFWASKYWVFYDD, from the coding sequence ATGAGCTCCATCAATGAACTACGCCGGCTGCGCGGGTCCCAACAGGGCGCGCGACAGCAGAACAAGGCGGCGTTCTTCTTTCTTCTGCCCTGGTTCGTCGGGCTCTTCGGGATCACTCTCGGCCCGATGCTGGCCTCGCTCTACCTCAGCTTCACCAAGTACAACCTGCTGCAGCCGCCGCAGTTCAGCGGACTCGACAACTGGACGCGGATGCTCCATGACGAGCGTCTGCACCAGTCGCTCCAGGTGACGTTCACCTACGTCCTGGTCTCCGTCCCGCTGCAACTGGCGCTGGCCTTGGGACTCGCGCTGCTGATGGACAAGGGAGTGCGGGGCCTCGCCTTCTACCGCTCCGTCTTCTATCTGCCCTCACTGATCGGCGGCAGCGTCGCGATCGCGGTGCTGTGGCGCACGGTCTTCGGCACAAGCGGTCTGGTGAACAAGGGCCTCGACCTGTTCGGCATCCAGGGGCAGGGCTGGGTCTCCGAGCCGGGAACCGCGTTGTCGACCCTCATCGTCCTGAACGTCTGGACGTTCGGCGCCCCCATGGTCATCTTCCTCGCCGGCCTGCGGCAGATTCCGACCTCCCTCTACGAGGCGGCGTCTGTCGACGGCGCGAAGCGCTGGCGCCAGTTCCGCAGCATCACGATCCCGCTGCTGACACCGATCATCTTCTTCAACCTGGTGCTGCAGATCATCCACGCCTTCCAGACATTCACTCAGGCCTTCGTGGTCTCGGGCGGCACCGGAGGCCCCGCCGACTCCACCCTCTTCTACTCGCTGTACCTCTACCAGCGGGGGTTCGGCCACTTCGACATGGGTTACGCGTCCGCGCTCGCGTGGGTCCTGCTCCTCATCGTCGCGCTCTTCACCGCCGTCAACTTCTGGGCCTCAAAGTACTGGGTGTTTTACGATGACTGA
- a CDS encoding LacI family DNA-binding transcriptional regulator produces MAQLAGVSPQTVSRYLRFNGGLKPTTLERVEKAIRELDYRPNLVARSMRTRKTGRLAIIMPAMAFNPSRMLAGASATAQAAGYFVDVVSAGGGIRARSERLLELADSGQFEGMLSLAPVLPSVENQLHQRTTVVISADFDDEMRVIGELADARPLAQMIEHLAALGHTRFLHVAGDAQFASARARRQSYLDTIEHLGLESVGVFDGDWSGESGIEAIRSLPSRSRPTAVIAANDLVAAGVVRGARERGWDVPADISVTGWDNVGVGQFMNPSLTTVDVDLERLGSKAMDKLIAGLRHTATVSAEVSLFRVIWRESTAEPPATGRPSRRR; encoded by the coding sequence GTGGCACAGCTGGCCGGGGTGTCACCCCAGACGGTGTCGCGGTACCTGCGGTTCAACGGCGGGCTGAAGCCGACGACCCTGGAACGCGTGGAGAAGGCGATCCGTGAACTGGACTACCGCCCCAACCTGGTGGCGCGGTCCATGCGCACGCGCAAGACCGGCAGGCTGGCGATAATCATGCCGGCCATGGCCTTCAACCCCTCACGCATGCTGGCGGGAGCCAGCGCGACGGCACAGGCCGCAGGATACTTCGTGGACGTCGTGAGCGCCGGGGGCGGCATACGGGCCAGGAGCGAGCGCCTGCTGGAACTCGCCGACTCGGGACAGTTCGAGGGCATGCTCTCCCTCGCCCCCGTACTCCCCTCGGTGGAGAACCAACTGCACCAGAGGACGACCGTGGTGATCTCGGCCGATTTCGACGACGAGATGCGCGTCATCGGAGAGTTGGCCGACGCCAGGCCCCTGGCTCAGATGATCGAGCATTTGGCAGCACTTGGCCACACCCGGTTCCTGCATGTGGCCGGCGACGCGCAGTTCGCCTCCGCGCGAGCGCGCAGACAGAGCTATCTGGACACGATCGAACACCTCGGCCTCGAGTCGGTCGGGGTCTTCGACGGCGACTGGTCCGGCGAGTCCGGCATCGAGGCGATCCGGTCGCTCCCGAGCCGTTCGCGACCGACCGCGGTGATCGCGGCCAACGACCTCGTCGCCGCCGGCGTCGTCCGCGGCGCCCGGGAACGCGGCTGGGACGTGCCGGCCGACATCAGCGTGACCGGCTGGGACAACGTCGGCGTGGGTCAGTTCATGAACCCGTCCCTGACCACCGTCGACGTGGACCTCGAACGGCTCGGCAGCAAGGCCATGGACAAGCTGATCGCGGGTTTGAGGCACACAGCGACCGTGTCGGCTGAGGTATCCCTGTTCCGCGTCATCTGGCGGGAGTCGACGGCCGAGCCGCCTGCGACAGGGCGACCCAGCCGCAGGCGGTGA
- a CDS encoding cupin domain-containing protein, which produces MTATNTGLPGGVAISHVSVYDWPAADGGCGGTPHMHLACSEAYVVTGGRGVVQTLTTSGYEVTPLRAGTVAWFTPGTIHRLVNEGDLRITVLMQNSGLPEAGDAVLTLPPEYLIDPEAYARATVIPPDAPEEEQERVARARRDLALEGYRALRDAEGPEALAAFHRAAAALVRPRIEEWRERWRRGAEAAAAATGVQLDSLERGECPHLADAVVRSQQPAIRGKFGMCGRLDVYEN; this is translated from the coding sequence ATGACTGCAACCAACACAGGATTGCCTGGGGGCGTCGCCATCTCACACGTGTCGGTGTACGACTGGCCTGCCGCCGACGGGGGATGCGGCGGCACTCCTCACATGCACCTGGCGTGTTCGGAGGCCTACGTCGTCACCGGCGGACGCGGTGTCGTGCAGACGCTGACCACATCCGGATACGAGGTCACCCCGCTCCGGGCCGGCACGGTCGCCTGGTTCACGCCCGGCACCATCCACCGGCTGGTCAACGAGGGTGATCTGAGGATCACCGTGCTGATGCAGAACAGCGGGCTGCCGGAGGCGGGGGACGCCGTCCTCACGCTGCCCCCGGAGTACCTGATCGATCCGGAGGCGTACGCACGCGCCACCGTCATCCCGCCCGATGCGCCCGAGGAGGAGCAGGAGCGCGTCGCCCGGGCCCGCCGGGACCTCGCCCTGGAGGGCTACCGGGCACTGCGCGACGCCGAGGGGCCCGAGGCCCTGGCCGCGTTCCACCGGGCCGCCGCCGCGCTCGTGCGACCGCGTATCGAAGAGTGGCGCGAGCGGTGGCGCCGGGGCGCCGAGGCCGCCGCCGCGGCCACCGGGGTGCAGCTCGACTCGCTGGAGCGGGGAGAGTGTCCCCACCTCGCCGATGCCGTCGTGAGATCCCAACAGCCCGCTATTCGTGGGAAGTTCGGAATGTGCGGCCGGCTCGACGTATACGAGAACTGA
- a CDS encoding SGNH/GDSL hydrolase family protein — protein MNNGLAGKSVYAFGDSIVYGHVYPRSFADIVAEQESMTLTKFARNGATIGADPHASGGQIRAQVEDAPDVAPDFVIFDGGTNDAQSIYRDRAYDVGTYAEELERTLKTMKRKWPTARIAYVAAHKLGSRDWGIQVALRKVTLQACRQWDVAIADVFGETAFDTRDDAHRAKYTFDDLVDGLPGTEGSGTHPNMAGITAFYVPVVTAGLQQISSR, from the coding sequence GTGAACAATGGATTGGCAGGCAAGAGTGTTTACGCGTTCGGTGACAGCATTGTGTACGGACACGTGTATCCGCGCAGTTTTGCGGACATCGTCGCCGAGCAGGAGAGCATGACCCTCACCAAGTTCGCCCGAAATGGTGCCACCATCGGCGCCGACCCTCATGCCTCCGGTGGGCAAATACGTGCGCAGGTCGAGGATGCGCCCGACGTCGCGCCCGACTTCGTCATCTTCGACGGAGGCACCAACGATGCGCAGTCGATCTACCGGGATCGGGCGTATGACGTCGGCACTTACGCGGAAGAGCTGGAGAGGACATTGAAGACGATGAAGCGGAAATGGCCGACCGCTCGCATCGCGTACGTCGCAGCCCACAAACTCGGCTCGCGGGACTGGGGCATTCAGGTAGCCCTGCGCAAGGTGACCTTGCAGGCCTGTCGGCAGTGGGATGTCGCCATTGCCGACGTTTTCGGGGAAACCGCGTTCGACACCCGCGATGATGCTCACCGGGCGAAATACACATTCGACGACCTGGTCGACGGTCTTCCTGGTACAGAGGGATCGGGAACGCACCCCAACATGGCCGGTATCACCGCATTCTATGTGCCGGTGGTAACCGCCGGACTGCAGCAGATTTCATCACGTTGA